The following nucleotide sequence is from Pelagibaculum spongiae.
TTGAAGACTACAACGTTGATAGGCAGGGTGTGTAAGCACTGTAAGGTGTTGAGCTAACCTGTACTAATTGCCCGTGAGGCTTGACCATATAACACCCAAGCAGTTTGCTGGTTGTTTGCGAGTAATCAATAGATTACAAAATGATTAAAGTAAGCTTACAAAACCGAATTAAGTCGTGATTGTTGAATCGATGTAATGAAAATTACAGAAAATCATTCAGCAACTTCATGCGCAGTTTGCTTGGCGGCAATAGCGAGTGGGAACCACCTGAATCCATCCCGAACTCAGAAGTGAAACCACTTAGCGCCGATGGTAGTGTGGGGCTTCCCCATGTGAGAGTAGGTCACCGCCAAGCGCCAAACAAAACCCGATTGCTTAAAAGCAGTCGGGTTTTTTTATGTCTGCAAAAAAGTGATTTAAGAAAAAACAGCCACCTGAACCCATCCGCTATTCCCGAATTTAGCACATGAGATCCACCTCCGTGTGACTGGATCCCGTCAATCCCTGGCGGGATGACGCGCCCAGCAGCATACTCCGAACCTGTCATTCCGAGCAGGGATGCCGGAACCCAGTAGCCACAGAAGGCAAAGATTAAACTTGGCGCAAGCTTTAAAGTGAAGCCTACCTGTCGCTGGGTTCATCGCCAATCCTTGGCGAGAATGACCAGTGTTAATTAAGTACGACCGCAAATTTTGACACAAGATATTAGCTTGGTAACCGCTACATTCAAATTGATTTAGCCAGAATCAATAAAAACAAATTGATTTGGTATGTCCGCTGGTAAAAAGCAACTGATATAACAATGAAATTAAGAGTAATAAAAAGAGGTTTTTTTACACATTAAACATGAATATAAATTTCACAATTATCTACAAGAATGCTTTAATTCAGGCTTTTAACATGATTTTTCTTATTGATGATTTTTGTTTTAAATTTCCATTTGTTTCGAATTTAATAATATAAACAGTGTTTTATGTAAAAAGATTTCTTTAAATAAAGTGAAGCCGATATGAGAACTGTAAAGAATTAACAAGGGAGTTTGTCGCCAGAAAAATATAAACAGAACTTAAATTATTAGCAATTGTTTTGATAGTCTCGTTGTAAAGTAGATGCAGAGTTTTTCACTGCAATGCTACTAATAAAGTTTAATGGATCAGCGACATTGTACGATCGCCCGGCGTTAGCAAGGCGTCGTAAACAGACAAATAAGAAAGAAAGAGGTAAGAAGCGGTAGCTAGTTTTGCCAGCTGCCCATGTCTTGAAATATTTCGGTAAAATCCTGGCTCCATTGGTGATGGTTATCCAGAGCCAGTGATTGCTCAAGATGCTCCAGATGATCAACCATAAACTTGCGACAGGCTTGTGGGTTTTTAGCTGCCAGAAGTTCGATTAACTTGTCATGGTCGTCAAAATGGCAAGTCGTGCCAGTTCCTTTTCGTTCATAGACTCCAATAATTAATGAAGTTCTGGCGAGTAAGTCATCCATCAATTCTAAAATTAGCTGATTACAGGAAATCTTAACAATTTGTTTATGAAAGCGGCCTGAGATAGCGATGGAGAGCGGATGATTTTTAGCCGCGATGGCTTTGTGTTCTTCATTTGCGAGTTTTTTCAGACGCTTAATGTCTACTGCTGTGATATTTTCAGCCGCTTTTTCAATAGCACAGCCTTCTAATACCTTCCTGACTTCAAAAACATCTCTGGCTTCTTTCATGCTGGGACGAGAAACATAAGCACCTCTGTTGGCCTCTATGGTGACCACTTTACGGTGTTTTAACTCCTGCAGCGCAGATCTAACATGGTTGCGGTTGGCATCAAGAGCTTCTGTCAGCTTGGCTTCGACCAGGCGGGTTCCGGGGAGGATTCGCTGT
It contains:
- a CDS encoding GntR family transcriptional regulator; this encodes MPTVKAREIRRIVDNIYRAIVEQRILPGTRLVEAKLTEALDANRNHVRSALQELKHRKVVTIEANRGAYVSRPSMKEARDVFEVRKVLEGCAIEKAAENITAVDIKRLKKLANEEHKAIAAKNHPLSIAISGRFHKQIVKISCNQLILELMDDLLARTSLIIGVYERKGTGTTCHFDDHDKLIELLAAKNPQACRKFMVDHLEHLEQSLALDNHHQWSQDFTEIFQDMGSWQN